From the genome of Solidesulfovibrio magneticus RS-1:
AGGCGTTTTTCGCCGCAGTCGGGCCGTAGGCCGACAAAGCGCGCTGAAGGTCGCCCAACATGGCGCTTCCCGCGAAATACGTCGCCCTGGGGCTGGCGGCCGTCGTCATCCTCGCCTGGCTGTGGCTGCCACAGACCAACGCCTACTGCCGGCCGGTCGATTATTTTGCCGAGCAACAGTGCTTTTTTATCTCGGACGGCATCACGTCGCCGGAGCAGGACGCCCATGGCAGGTATTGCTGGGCGCTGGGACCGACGGCAGCGACAAAATGCTTTTGGGGCAAATCCGGAAAAGTCCGTCTCCATATCGGCCTGCGTTCTCCTTTTGCCGGCCAGATCATCGCCCTGTTCGTCAATGGGGTCGCCGTGTATTGCCTTACCAAAGCCGAAGCCCAAGACGGACCGGACCAAACCACTCTGGCCCTAGATGTTGATTTCAAAAGGGGCGTCAACATTATAGAATTTCAGTCAAATTTCTACAACAATCATCCGACGCGCGTGTTGGCCGACGACAGAAGCCTCTCGTTTACGCTGACGCAATTGCGCCTTGAGCCACTATGATGTCTTGCTGTTTGACGCACCGAGGGCGCGTGACGGCCTTGTTGTTGCTCCTGGCCTACGGGCTCTTTGCCTGGCATCTGGCCAGCCGCTGCCCGGTCGGCATATGGCAGACGAGAACCGCCCAGGCCACGATGCTCGGCGGCAATGAGGACCCGGACGGGGTCTATTTGCCTTCGGCCGTACACCTGTTCGACGCCCGCTACCCCCAGTTCTACCTTGGCACGCCGGGCCTGACGCTCCAGTACGCTCTGTATGGCGTCGTCAAGGCCTATTACTTCCTGGGCAAGGACTTTCCCACCCAGGATTTCGTGGATTTCGCGGCCTACCACTGGGAGACGGTCAACGCACTGGCCCGTCTCTTCATGGCCCTGACCCATGCCTTGACCGGCTACCTCGTTTATCGCCTGACCCTTGTCCTGGGCCTTGGCCCACGGGTCGGTCTGGCGGCGGCCGGACTCTACATGACCTCGTATGCCGTCTTGTGGTATTTCATCAAGATCTCGCCGGAATCCCTGATGACGGTGTTTTTTGTGCTGACGCTGCTGTTGTGCCGCCAGGCGGCCGATAATCCGGCCCGGACCAAGCAGGCGGCCTGGGGAGGCTTTTTCTGCGGACTTACCTGGCTGACCAAGGTGCACTACCTCTACGCCTTGCCGGCGATCATGGTGGTCCAGCTCGCCATGGCCCCAAAAATCGCCAGGAAACGGCTCATCGTCGCATTTCTCGCTGCCTTTCTCGGCACCATCGCCCTGGGCTCGCAGCATATCGAGTTCGGTAAATGGGCCGAGGGCTGGCGCGGGGCCATCAAGGAGCATTCCTGGTCCAACAGCGACGTCAAGACTTACGCGGCCTTCGATATGGCCAAGCCCGCGACCTACTTCCAGACCCTTGTTGAAAAAACTGCGCACCAACTGGCGTTCGTGACGGCGCTGGCCACCCTGTCCGTCCAGGACAACGGCGAGACGTTTCCGCTTCTAGCCACAGAGATTGCCTTGTTCGCCGTAGCCGCCCTCGGATACGGCCTGAGACTGCGCAATGGAAAGTACGACCTTGTGCTGCTGCTTATCCTTTGCAGCTCCGTTCCGGTCCTGATTTTTCGCATAAGCGCCCACTACTGGTTCACAAATTTCGTAATATTGTCGATTTTTGCTGCCAACGCCATTTGTAACTATCTTTGCCGGCCCAATGCGCTAGCGGCCGCCGTTGTCTGCGTCGCCATCATTCATGCGCCGGGCCTGTTTGATTTCATCCATTCCAAATCCCTCGA
Proteins encoded in this window:
- a CDS encoding ArnT family glycosyltransferase, producing the protein MTALLLLLAYGLFAWHLASRCPVGIWQTRTAQATMLGGNEDPDGVYLPSAVHLFDARYPQFYLGTPGLTLQYALYGVVKAYYFLGKDFPTQDFVDFAAYHWETVNALARLFMALTHALTGYLVYRLTLVLGLGPRVGLAAAGLYMTSYAVLWYFIKISPESLMTVFFVLTLLLCRQAADNPARTKQAAWGGFFCGLTWLTKVHYLYALPAIMVVQLAMAPKIARKRLIVAFLAAFLGTIALGSQHIEFGKWAEGWRGAIKEHSWSNSDVKTYAAFDMAKPATYFQTLVEKTAHQLAFVTALATLSVQDNGETFPLLATEIALFAVAALGYGLRLRNGKYDLVLLLILCSSVPVLIFRISAHYWFTNFVILSIFAANAICNYLCRPNALAAAVVCVAIIHAPGLFDFIHSKSLDIDHYTKEYAPYYQALQAAGPTRNCGVILHGVPFNPLRLGGFYLVSGLSPETGVVKAFASRFKVIEDASERTRYEAFLGSVVSVHSTGYDILPTCP